GACCAGCAGCGCCACGATGCGCGTCTGCTCGGCGGGGAATAGTTCGTCCCACAGCGGGTCGAGCTGCTGCAGGGCCGCACGGGCGTCGGCCTCGGTGATGTCCTCGTCCTGCGTCCGCGCCGCTCTGAAAGTACCCGCCACGATCTCAGGCTGGCGGAACACGGCGCGCAGCTGATCAATGACGGCGGCCTCTATCTCCCCTGCTGGCACGCGGCCGATGGGGCAGCATCCAGCGCCATGCTTCAGCACGGTCTGGCTGACATAGTAGCGGTAGAGCCTAGAGCCCTTGCGCGTGTGCGTCGGCGAGAAGGCGGCGCCATCGGGACCGAACAGCAACCCCTTCAACAGCGCGGGCGTCTCGGCGCGGGTCCGCGAGGCGCGCTTCCGGGGACTCTCCTGCAGGATGGCGTGAACCTTGTCCCAAACCTCGCAGTCGACGATGGCGTCGTGCTCGCCCGGATAGCTGTCGCCCTTGTGGACCGCCTCGCCGATGTAGGCGCGGTTGCTGAGCATCCGATAGATGTACTTCTTGTCGATCCGGTTGCCGCGCGGCGTCCGGATACCGCGCGTGCCGACCTCCCGCGCCAGTTCCGTGCAGGACCCGATCTCGAGGAAGCGTGCAAAGATCCAGCGCACATGCGCGGCGGTTTCTTCGTCGATGACCAGCTTGCGGTTCTCGACGCGGTAGCCGTAGGGCGGCACCCCGCCCATCCACATGCCCTTCTTTCGACTGGCGGCGACCTTGTCGCGGATGCGCTCGGCGGTCACCTCGCGTTCGAACTGGGCGAAGCTGAGCAGGATGTTCAGCGTCAGCCGCCCCATCGACGTGGTCGTGTTGAACGACTGCGTCACCGAGACGAAGGTCACACCGTTCCGGTCGAACACCTCGACCAACTTGGCGAAGTCGGCCAGCGAGCGGCTGAGACGGTCGATCTTGTAGACCACCACCACATCGACCAGCCCGTCCTCGATATCCTCCAGCAGGCGCTTCAATCCAGGGCGTTCCAGCGTGCCGCCCGAGATGCCGCCGTCGTCATACTGATCGCGGACCAGCACCCAGCCCTCGGAGCGCTGGCTGGCGATGTATGCCTCGCAGGCTTCGCGTTGGGCATGAAGGCTGTTGAACTCCTGCTCTAGCCCTTCCTCGGAAGATTTGCGGGTGTAGACGGCGCAGCGCAGCTTGCGGACGATCTTGGATTTCTCGGGCGGCTTCGTCATTTCCGCCCCCTGTGGTTCTTGAGCCCGAAGAAGACCCAGCCGTTCCAGCGCGTGCCGGTGATCGCGCGGGCGATCGCGGACAGCGACTTGTAGGGCCGCCCCTGCCATTCGAAGCCGTCCGCGGTGACGGTGACGATCTGTTCGACGCCCTGCCACTCGCGCAGAAGCCGTGTGCCGGTAATGGGGCGGTCGCGATCGGCGCGGATGCCGCGCTTCGTCTTGTCGCCGCCATCCAGTTCCTCGCCAAGCTGCTCCAGCCGCTGGATCGTCTCGGGCTTCAGTCCGCCATAGGCGAGTTCCTGGATGCGGTATGCTAGACGGGACTCGAGGTAGCGGCGGTTGAACGGTGGCGGCTCGCTGTCGAACAGGTCGCGCCACTGTTTCTTCAGGTTGGGCGTCGGCGTGGTCTTGAGCGCGGCCAGGCGCGCGGGGATGGGATCGGGCTTGTTCATGCATTTCTCCGGCGAGTTGGAGTTGCATGACGGCATTGGTCGGGCGGATAGTGTAGGCAACGTTCTCCAGTATCGTCAGATACTTCGCCCTCATCCCGCATCCGCAACCGAACCAGCCCGAGCGCCACCAGGCCGCACAGCTCCGTGCGGCGCTCTGTGGGCGTCATCTGGTCGGGCGGGAGCGGATTGGGGCGTTTCATGCAGCCGACCGCTCCGCACGGCCAAGAACGGCAGCGGTGATCGCGCCGCGGTTCCAACGGAAGTTCAGATGGCAGTTGGCGGCGTATTTCGACAGGCTGAAATCCAGCCCATTGGCCTCGTGCCCCGCGCGCTGCAGCAGGTCCATCTGTTTCATCGTCGCCGGGTCGTTCAGCCAGCGACGGCTCTTGATCGAGGCGGTCCCGGTCTCGGTGGCGCGCAGGAAATCGTCTGCGGCGGCGAGCGCCTGCACCCGGGTGCCGATGGCGAGCGGCCGGATCGCCCTGCCTTTCGGCTGTCCGAGCGCGTGCCAGAGCGCGCCATCATGGAACACCCCGGCCCAGCCTTTGAACCCGCTCGCCATCATCGCCTGGCCGTCGCCATGCAGATCGCACCAGGCGAACGGGGACCGCTCCAGCAGGTCGATCTCCATCATGTCGAAGGCGGTCAGCAGTCGGGCCTCTGCTCGTTCCCGCGTGAAGACGTGACCGCAGAAATCACAGACCGATGCTCCAAGCGGCAATTCGGCCTCACAGGTCGGGCACAGTTTCCAAGGTGCCTGGCCGGGCTCGGGATCGTCCTCGTCGAGGGTGATCTCCTGTTCGAGCGACCCGTGCCGGAGCGCCGCCCCCGCGAAGTCGAGCACGACGCAGTCGGTTTTCACGATGCCGGGAAAACGCGCGGGATCGACCCGCCGCAGGCCGCGACCGACTGCCTGGATGAAGGTGCCCTTGTGCAGCATGGGGCGCAGGATGCCGATGCAGCCGACCGGCTGGCTGTCGAACCCTTCCGTCAGGACCATGCAGTTCGTCAGCACCTGCACCTCGCCCCGGTCGAAACGGGCAATGAGGTCGGCGCGCGTCCGCGATGGCATCTCGCCCGAGATCGTCTCGGCCGTGACGCCCGCCGTACGGAAGGCCTCGGCAACCGCATCGGCATGGTCGACCGTCGCACAGAAGAAGATGGTGCGCCGGT
This portion of the Rhodobacter sp. CZR27 genome encodes:
- a CDS encoding DUF2924 domain-containing protein; this translates as MNKPDPIPARLAALKTTPTPNLKKQWRDLFDSEPPPFNRRYLESRLAYRIQELAYGGLKPETIQRLEQLGEELDGGDKTKRGIRADRDRPITGTRLLREWQGVEQIVTVTADGFEWQGRPYKSLSAIARAITGTRWNGWVFFGLKNHRGRK
- a CDS encoding recombinase family protein, whose translation is MTKPPEKSKIVRKLRCAVYTRKSSEEGLEQEFNSLHAQREACEAYIASQRSEGWVLVRDQYDDGGISGGTLERPGLKRLLEDIEDGLVDVVVVYKIDRLSRSLADFAKLVEVFDRNGVTFVSVTQSFNTTTSMGRLTLNILLSFAQFEREVTAERIRDKVAASRKKGMWMGGVPPYGYRVENRKLVIDEETAAHVRWIFARFLEIGSCTELAREVGTRGIRTPRGNRIDKKYIYRMLSNRAYIGEAVHKGDSYPGEHDAIVDCEVWDKVHAILQESPRKRASRTRAETPALLKGLLFGPDGAAFSPTHTRKGSRLYRYYVSQTVLKHGAGCCPIGRVPAGEIEAAVIDQLRAVFRQPEIVAGTFRAARTQDEDITEADARAALQQLDPLWDELFPAEQTRIVALLVERVDIGADGLNVRLRVDGLGGLAREMLAGYMGAAA
- a CDS encoding DEAD/DEAH box helicase, which translates into the protein MIPRDYQRAAVDAARDRTATHGNTMLVLPTGAGKTAIAGFYIGEELEHRRHDRVLVLQHTDELIDQNRTSIGAVTGMATSVVKAEQDDWDGRIVFGSVQTLARANRRERMAPVSHLVIDECHRSAAQSYQSIIDEARALNPEIKLLGLSATPGRGDGRSLRRTFSNVGYHLKIGTLISRGLLVPPRTYTIDLGVEDELAGLGATAGDFDMRAADKVLNRSVLNEAVVEHWQAKAADRRTIFFCATVDHADAVAEAFRTAGVTAETISGEMPSRTRADLIARFDRGEVQVLTNCMVLTEGFDSQPVGCIGILRPMLHKGTFIQAVGRGLRRVDPARFPGIVKTDCVVLDFAGAALRHGSLEQEITLDEDDPEPGQAPWKLCPTCEAELPLGASVCDFCGHVFTRERAEARLLTAFDMMEIDLLERSPFAWCDLHGDGQAMMASGFKGWAGVFHDGALWHALGQPKGRAIRPLAIGTRVQALAAADDFLRATETGTASIKSRRWLNDPATMKQMDLLQRAGHEANGLDFSLSKYAANCHLNFRWNRGAITAAVLGRAERSAA